In Pirellulales bacterium, a single window of DNA contains:
- a CDS encoding HlyC/CorC family transporter: MILVTLIVILLLILANGFFAAAEIAMIASRRGRLEQLAEEGDRLAALAVELAKDPHRYLSTVQVGITLVATFAAVFGGDQLIGPIAEIIARVPVGLIANHAKTIAFGVTVVGITFVSLLLGELVPKRLALKQAELLARYVAPALSRLSIAARPFVWVLGVASDSVLFLLRVKNTREPSVSVDDIEHLIEAGTQEGVLESVEQRVALEALRLGERKVRDVMRPRIDLDALDVNTPQEEVIGAAAMAGFSRLPVYEDDLDHVLGYVHVKDLFRQVYLGWNVELRKLLKPALIVPESMPLDRLLELFQEQNNQLAIVLDEYGGTEGMVTLEDVIEELVGEIREGHRHDHEHLFVERDENSWLVDGGFTVADLIRRLDLRHTNGEEPRAYSTISGLILHELGRIPKIADTTEWNGLRLEVVDMDGQRIDRVLVSRPQSESADAH, translated from the coding sequence TTGATCCTGGTCACACTGATCGTCATTCTGCTGCTGATTTTGGCGAATGGCTTTTTCGCGGCAGCGGAAATTGCCATGATCGCCTCGCGCCGTGGTCGCCTCGAACAATTGGCCGAGGAAGGAGATCGTCTGGCGGCGTTGGCGGTCGAACTGGCCAAGGATCCGCATCGCTATCTCTCGACGGTTCAGGTCGGCATCACGCTGGTGGCCACGTTTGCGGCCGTTTTCGGTGGCGACCAACTGATTGGACCCATCGCGGAAATCATCGCCCGCGTTCCCGTCGGACTTATTGCCAATCACGCAAAAACCATCGCCTTTGGAGTGACCGTCGTGGGGATCACCTTCGTCTCCCTGCTGCTGGGCGAACTGGTTCCCAAGCGGTTGGCGCTAAAACAAGCGGAATTGCTGGCCCGCTATGTTGCGCCGGCGCTGAGCCGGCTGTCGATCGCCGCCAGGCCGTTCGTCTGGGTGTTGGGAGTCGCAAGCGACTCCGTATTGTTTCTACTGCGCGTCAAGAACACACGCGAACCGAGTGTTTCCGTGGATGATATCGAGCACTTGATCGAAGCCGGCACACAAGAGGGCGTACTGGAATCGGTCGAGCAGCGAGTGGCTTTGGAAGCGCTGCGGCTCGGCGAACGCAAAGTGCGCGACGTGATGCGGCCGCGAATCGATCTCGACGCCCTCGACGTCAATACACCGCAGGAAGAAGTCATTGGCGCTGCCGCCATGGCCGGCTTTTCGCGCCTGCCGGTGTATGAAGACGACCTCGACCATGTCCTCGGATACGTTCACGTGAAGGATTTGTTTCGACAGGTCTACTTGGGTTGGAACGTCGAGCTGCGCAAGCTGCTCAAGCCAGCGCTGATCGTGCCCGAATCGATGCCGCTCGATCGACTGCTGGAATTGTTCCAGGAGCAAAACAATCAGCTCGCCATCGTACTCGACGAATACGGCGGGACCGAAGGCATGGTCACGCTGGAGGACGTGATCGAAGAACTCGTCGGCGAAATCCGCGAAGGACACCGGCACGATCACGAGCACCTGTTCGTCGAACGCGACGAAAACTCCTGGCTCGTGGATGGCGGCTTCACCGTGGCCGATCTCATTCGCCGGCTCGATTTGCGGCACACCAACGGCGAAGAACCAAGAGCCTATAGCACCATTTCGGGCTTGATCCTGCACGAGCTGGGCCGTATTCCGAAGATCGCCGACACGACCGAGTGGAACGGCTTGCGATTGGAAGTCGTCGATATGGACGGCCAGCGGATCGACCGCGTGCTCGTCAGCCGACCGCAATCAGAATCGGCGGATGCCCATTAG
- the proB gene encoding glutamate 5-kinase, which yields MSDLLRQEIAAAANIWIVKVGTRVLTTADGLLNQDRVATLAEELHQLMQAGRKVCLVSSGAVGAGMGRLGLKHRPTDLARLQAVAAVGQTALVEAYDRCFRAHGRHAAQILLTADDLDHRARYLNIRNTILTLLEYGTVPIINENDTVSTEELQTTFGDNDRLAAIVTNLIRAPLLVLLSDVEGLFDGDPAGPDSKLIPTVAKLDDSIIALVRDQSTGLSKGGMASKLEAARLTTSAGENVIIASGKRPGNLARILAGEMVGTLFLAQGQTVAAWKRWIGFTVQPRGILIVDHGARSALENQGKSLLAIGVVDAQGAFRKGDVVSICDQAGHEFARGLSNYAATDILRIKGRKTDEIAATLGHRPYDEVIHRDNMALTKAESGRRE from the coding sequence ATGTCCGACCTATTGCGTCAGGAAATTGCCGCCGCGGCGAATATCTGGATTGTCAAGGTCGGCACGCGCGTCCTCACGACAGCCGATGGCTTGCTCAATCAAGATCGCGTGGCCACGCTGGCCGAAGAATTGCATCAATTGATGCAAGCAGGCCGAAAAGTCTGTCTGGTCAGTTCCGGCGCGGTTGGTGCTGGCATGGGGCGATTGGGCTTAAAGCATCGACCGACCGACCTGGCGCGCCTGCAGGCCGTGGCGGCCGTTGGACAGACGGCACTGGTCGAAGCGTACGACCGTTGTTTTCGCGCGCACGGGCGACATGCGGCTCAGATTCTGCTGACGGCCGACGATCTCGATCATCGCGCCCGCTACCTGAACATCCGCAACACGATTTTGACGCTGCTTGAATATGGGACGGTACCGATCATCAACGAAAACGACACGGTCAGCACCGAAGAGCTGCAAACCACCTTCGGCGACAACGATCGGCTGGCGGCGATCGTCACCAACTTGATTCGCGCCCCGCTGCTCGTGCTGCTTTCCGATGTCGAAGGGCTGTTCGACGGTGATCCCGCAGGGCCTGACTCAAAACTGATTCCAACCGTGGCGAAGCTCGACGACTCGATCATTGCGCTGGTGCGCGACCAATCTACCGGCCTGAGCAAAGGGGGCATGGCCAGCAAGCTCGAAGCCGCCCGCCTAACGACATCGGCCGGTGAAAACGTAATCATTGCCAGCGGCAAACGCCCCGGTAATTTGGCCCGGATCCTCGCAGGCGAGATGGTCGGCACGCTCTTCCTGGCTCAAGGCCAAACGGTGGCGGCGTGGAAGCGCTGGATCGGTTTCACAGTTCAACCGCGCGGCATACTGATCGTTGATCATGGGGCACGGTCGGCGCTCGAAAATCAAGGCAAAAGCCTACTGGCGATCGGCGTGGTCGATGCTCAAGGGGCGTTTCGCAAAGGAGATGTAGTTTCAATCTGCGACCAGGCCGGCCACGAATTTGCCCGTGGGCTGTCGAACTACGCGGCCACCGACATTCTGCGAATCAAAGGCCGCAAAACTGACGAAATTGCCGCGACACTCGGTCATCGCCCGTATGATGAAGTGATTCATCGCGATAATATGGCTTTAACGAAGGCGGAAAGTGGAAGGCGGGAGTAA